In a single window of the Micromonospora sp. WMMD1155 genome:
- a CDS encoding extracellular solute-binding protein: MAVFPRRRLAAVALAATTALLVTAGCGGGDEQGGDEPVTLTVDVFGQFGYEQLYQEYMAANPDVKIVERGAGTNLDEYSPKLTQWLAAGRGAGDIVAIEEGLMVEYKANPGNFVNLLDHGAADLKGNFLEWKWNAGLTADGKQLIGLGTDVGGIAICYRKDLFEKAGLPTERDAVSQLWPTWQDYIATGEKFVAAKTGASFLDGATNTFNTILLQTAGNTTGYSYYDTSGNLVVDSNPAVRQAWDTTMDIIDSGLSGKYGSWSEEWVSAFKQSKFATIACPAWMTGVIEGNAGPAAQGKWDIARVPGNGGNWGGSHLAVPKQSKHQAEAIELAKFLTSAKGQIGAFKAKGPLPSSPQALDDPAIAGATNAYFSGAPVGTIFGAGAKSLKPVYMGPKNQAVRTEVENAVRTVELGQRNPGQGWTDAVTNAKKAAAK, encoded by the coding sequence ATGGCTGTCTTCCCGCGCCGCCGCCTCGCCGCGGTGGCCCTCGCCGCGACCACCGCCCTGCTCGTCACCGCCGGCTGCGGTGGCGGCGACGAGCAGGGTGGGGACGAACCGGTCACCCTCACCGTCGACGTGTTCGGCCAGTTCGGTTACGAGCAGCTCTACCAGGAGTACATGGCCGCGAACCCCGACGTGAAGATCGTCGAGCGCGGCGCCGGCACCAACCTCGACGAGTACTCCCCGAAGCTGACCCAGTGGCTCGCCGCCGGTCGTGGCGCCGGTGACATCGTGGCCATCGAGGAAGGGCTGATGGTCGAGTACAAGGCGAACCCCGGCAACTTCGTCAACCTGCTGGACCACGGCGCCGCCGACCTCAAGGGCAACTTCCTCGAATGGAAGTGGAACGCCGGGCTGACCGCCGACGGCAAGCAGCTGATCGGCCTCGGCACCGACGTCGGTGGCATCGCCATCTGCTACCGCAAGGACCTCTTCGAGAAGGCCGGCCTGCCCACCGAGCGGGACGCGGTCTCCCAACTCTGGCCGACCTGGCAGGACTACATCGCCACCGGCGAGAAGTTCGTCGCGGCCAAGACCGGCGCGTCCTTCCTCGACGGGGCCACCAACACCTTCAACACCATCCTGCTCCAGACCGCCGGCAACACCACCGGCTACAGCTACTACGACACCAGCGGCAACCTCGTCGTGGACAGCAACCCGGCGGTACGGCAGGCGTGGGACACCACGATGGACATCATCGACTCCGGCCTCTCCGGCAAGTACGGCTCGTGGTCCGAGGAGTGGGTGTCCGCGTTCAAGCAGTCGAAGTTCGCCACCATCGCCTGCCCCGCCTGGATGACCGGGGTGATCGAGGGCAACGCCGGCCCGGCCGCCCAGGGCAAGTGGGACATCGCCCGGGTGCCCGGCAACGGCGGCAACTGGGGTGGGTCACACCTCGCCGTACCCAAGCAGAGCAAGCACCAGGCCGAGGCGATCGAGCTGGCCAAGTTCCTGACCAGCGCCAAGGGTCAGATCGGGGCGTTCAAGGCCAAGGGCCCGCTGCCCTCCTCGCCGCAGGCGCTGGACGACCCGGCGATCGCCGGCGCGACGAACGCGTACTTCTCCGGGGCGCCGGTCGGCACCATCTTCGGCGCCGGCGCGAAGAGCCTCAAGCCGGTCTACATGGGCCCGAAGAACCAGGCCGTCCGCACCGAGGTGGAGAACGCCGTACGGACCGTGGAGCTGGGCCAGCGCAACCCCGGGCAGGGCTGGACCGACGCGGTGACCAACGCGAAGAAGGCCGCCGCCAAGTAG
- a CDS encoding YbjN domain-containing protein, whose amino-acid sequence MSPKSDLATLIESVCAERGLAWESTGPDSYAVTLPGTHKLKTICNLIVGEHALRIEAFVMRQPDERREELWAWLLQRNARMYGVSFSTDAVGDVYLTGRVNPAGVDADELDRLLGSVLTYADESFDTMLEIGFGSSIRREYEWRVKRGESTANLAAFAHLFEPSGTGPDPA is encoded by the coding sequence GTGAGCCCGAAGAGCGATCTTGCGACCCTGATCGAGTCGGTCTGCGCCGAGCGGGGCCTGGCCTGGGAGTCGACCGGCCCCGACTCGTACGCGGTGACCCTGCCGGGCACCCACAAGCTCAAGACGATCTGCAACCTGATCGTCGGCGAGCACGCCCTGCGGATCGAGGCTTTCGTGATGCGCCAGCCCGACGAGCGGCGCGAGGAGTTGTGGGCCTGGCTGTTGCAGCGCAACGCACGGATGTACGGCGTCTCGTTCTCCACCGACGCCGTCGGCGACGTCTACCTGACCGGGCGGGTCAACCCGGCCGGGGTGGACGCCGACGAGTTGGACCGGCTGCTCGGATCGGTGCTCACGTACGCCGACGAGTCGTTCGACACGATGCTGGAGATCGGCTTCGGCAGCTCGATCCGGCGCGAGTACGAGTGGCGGGTCAAGCGAGGCGAGTCGACGGCCAACCTGGCCGCGTTCGCCCACCTCTTCGAGCCCTCCGGCACCGGCCCCGACCCGGCCTGA
- a CDS encoding MFS transporter, which produces MRTMRSWFRDTTGGLPTTFWYLWSGTLINRLGSFVLVFLAIYLTQERGFSASQAGLVIGLWGVGGAFGTTAGGTLADRWGRRPTLLTAHVGAAAMMLALGLARDLWAVALGALLLGMFAEAARPAFGAMMIDVVPAKDRLRAFSLNYWAINLGFACAAVLAGLAAQADYLLLFVVDAGTMLITALIIFVRVPETRQAGAPTASAAKVSRGALRTILTDRVYLGFVALNLFAALVFLQHISMLPIAMGDSGLSPATYGSVIALNGILIVVGQLFVPRLIRGRSRSHVLALASVVMGLGFGLTAFAGTAWFYGLTVLIWTVGEMLNSPSNSTLIAELSPADLRGRYQGVFSLSWQIAGASAPILGGLVREHAGNDALWYGCAALGVLTAVAHLVSGPARERRAADLRRSGEALTPVTADRGPQPAEALA; this is translated from the coding sequence ATGCGGACGATGCGGAGTTGGTTCCGGGACACCACCGGCGGGCTACCGACCACCTTCTGGTACCTGTGGTCTGGGACCCTGATCAACCGACTCGGCTCGTTCGTCCTCGTCTTCCTCGCCATCTACCTGACTCAGGAACGCGGCTTCTCCGCCTCCCAGGCCGGGCTCGTGATCGGCCTCTGGGGCGTCGGCGGCGCGTTCGGCACCACGGCGGGCGGCACCCTCGCCGACCGGTGGGGGCGGCGGCCGACCCTCCTCACGGCCCATGTGGGCGCCGCCGCCATGATGCTCGCGCTCGGGCTGGCCCGGGACCTCTGGGCGGTGGCGCTGGGCGCCCTGCTGCTCGGCATGTTCGCCGAGGCGGCCCGACCCGCGTTCGGCGCGATGATGATCGACGTGGTGCCGGCGAAGGACCGGCTGCGCGCGTTCTCGCTCAACTACTGGGCCATCAACCTGGGCTTCGCCTGCGCCGCCGTCCTCGCCGGCCTCGCCGCGCAGGCGGACTACCTGCTGCTGTTCGTCGTCGACGCCGGCACCATGCTGATCACTGCGCTGATCATCTTCGTCAGGGTGCCGGAGACCCGGCAGGCCGGCGCTCCCACCGCCAGCGCGGCGAAGGTGTCACGCGGCGCCCTGCGCACGATCCTCACCGACCGGGTCTACCTCGGCTTCGTGGCGCTCAACCTGTTCGCCGCGCTGGTGTTCCTCCAGCACATCTCGATGCTGCCGATCGCGATGGGCGACAGCGGCCTGAGCCCGGCCACCTACGGCTCGGTCATCGCGCTCAACGGCATCCTCATCGTGGTCGGTCAGCTCTTCGTGCCCCGGCTGATCCGGGGGCGCAGCCGCTCACACGTGCTGGCACTGGCGTCAGTGGTGATGGGCCTGGGGTTCGGTCTGACCGCGTTCGCCGGCACCGCCTGGTTCTACGGGCTGACGGTGCTGATCTGGACGGTCGGCGAGATGCTGAACTCGCCGTCCAACTCCACGCTGATCGCGGAGCTGTCCCCGGCCGATCTGCGCGGTCGCTACCAGGGCGTGTTCTCCCTCTCCTGGCAGATCGCCGGGGCCAGCGCGCCGATCCTCGGTGGCCTGGTGCGCGAGCACGCCGGCAACGACGCACTCTGGTACGGCTGCGCCGCGCTGGGTGTTCTCACCGCCGTGGCCCACCTGGTGTCCGGGCCCGCCCGGGAGCGGCGGGCCGCCGACCTCCGCCGCTCCGGCGAAGCCCTGACGCCGGTCACCGCCGACCGGGGGCCGCAGCCCGCCGAGGCCCTCGCCTGA
- a CDS encoding maleylpyruvate isomerase family mycothiol-dependent enzyme, giving the protein MSRLQGSKDFWIGALRAEGPAFAAAVAEAPPETPVLSCPGWTVNDLTLHLAGIYHWVSSFVGSGSTAQPARREPLEATPGVSPLQLWEQGYDRLLTVFDGLDPEAPAWNWAPQPKKAGFWPRRMAHETAVHRWDAQLAIGAGDPVEAKLAADGVSEVLDTWLPAGRRQVPGDWHGVVQLSATDAAQEWYLRLRGEGVALLDTATIFDHDDHHARAQVSGTASDLLLALWGRVSFETLDVAGDPNLLNGLRTG; this is encoded by the coding sequence ATGAGCAGACTGCAGGGCAGCAAGGATTTTTGGATCGGGGCGCTCCGGGCGGAGGGTCCGGCTTTCGCGGCGGCGGTCGCCGAGGCGCCGCCGGAGACACCGGTGCTGTCCTGTCCGGGCTGGACGGTCAACGACCTCACACTGCACCTCGCGGGCATCTACCACTGGGTGTCGTCGTTCGTCGGCTCCGGCTCGACCGCCCAGCCGGCCCGCCGGGAGCCGCTTGAGGCGACCCCGGGCGTGAGCCCGCTCCAGCTCTGGGAGCAGGGGTACGACCGGCTGCTGACCGTGTTCGACGGGCTCGACCCGGAGGCACCGGCCTGGAACTGGGCCCCGCAGCCGAAGAAGGCCGGCTTCTGGCCGCGTCGGATGGCGCACGAGACGGCGGTGCACCGGTGGGACGCCCAGCTCGCGATCGGGGCGGGCGACCCGGTCGAGGCGAAGCTGGCGGCCGACGGGGTGAGTGAGGTTCTGGACACCTGGCTGCCCGCCGGTCGGCGGCAGGTGCCGGGTGACTGGCACGGTGTGGTGCAGCTTTCCGCCACCGACGCGGCCCAGGAGTGGTATCTGCGGCTCCGGGGCGAGGGGGTGGCGCTGCTCGACACGGCGACCATCTTCGACCACGACGACCACCATGCCCGGGCGCAGGTCAGCGGCACCGCCAGCGACCTGCTGCTGGCTCTGTGGGGGCGGGTGAGTTTCGAGACGCTGGACGTGGCCGGCGACCCCAACCTGCTGAACGGTCTGCGTACCGGCTGA
- a CDS encoding SDR family oxidoreductase, whose translation MTSVAIVTGASSGIGAASARRLAADGFHVLAAARRTDRLADLVAEITAAGGQATAVTCDITSDESVAALAEAAAQAPGPVTLLVNNAGGARGLDPVESGSVADWQWMYDVNVLGTLRVTQALLPALEASGSGTIVVVSSTAGLTVYEGGGGYTAAKHAQTAIAGTLRLELCGRPLRVIEIDPGMVKTDEFGLVRFEGDAERAAAVYAGVPGPLVAEDVADCIAWCATRPEHVNVDRLVVRPRAQAAQHKVHRVS comes from the coding sequence ATGACCTCTGTCGCCATCGTCACCGGAGCGTCCAGCGGAATCGGCGCGGCCAGCGCCCGCCGGCTCGCCGCCGACGGCTTCCACGTGCTCGCCGCCGCCCGCCGCACCGACCGGCTCGCCGACCTGGTCGCTGAGATCACCGCCGCCGGTGGGCAGGCCACCGCCGTGACCTGCGACATCACCTCGGACGAGTCGGTGGCCGCGTTGGCCGAGGCCGCCGCCCAGGCACCCGGGCCGGTCACCCTGCTGGTCAACAACGCGGGCGGAGCGCGCGGGCTGGACCCGGTGGAGTCCGGCTCGGTCGCCGACTGGCAGTGGATGTACGACGTGAACGTCCTCGGCACGCTGCGGGTCACCCAGGCGTTGCTGCCGGCGCTGGAGGCGTCCGGGTCCGGCACCATCGTGGTGGTCTCCTCCACCGCCGGCCTGACCGTCTACGAGGGCGGGGGCGGCTACACGGCGGCGAAGCACGCGCAGACCGCCATCGCCGGCACGCTCCGTCTGGAGCTGTGCGGCCGGCCGCTGCGGGTGATCGAGATCGACCCGGGGATGGTGAAGACCGACGAGTTCGGGCTGGTCCGCTTCGAGGGCGACGCGGAGCGGGCGGCGGCCGTCTACGCCGGGGTGCCGGGGCCGCTGGTCGCCGAGGACGTCGCCGACTGCATCGCCTGGTGCGCCACCCGCCCGGAGCACGTCAACGTCGACCGGTTGGTGGTCCGGCCACGGGCGCAGGCCGCCCAGCACAAGGTGCACCGGGTCTCCTGA
- a CDS encoding phosphoglyceromutase — protein sequence MTASEGPTVGTLVLLRHGESDWNAKNLFTGWVDVDLTEKGEGEARRGGELLREHSLLPDVVHTSVMRRAIRTAELALNAADRHWIAVRRSWRLNERHYGALQGKNKKQTLDEYGEEQFMLWRRSYDTPPPPIDDNDEWSQVGDPRYALLPTELMPRTECLKDVVDRMLPYWYDSIVPDILAGRTVLVAAHGNSLRALVKHLDQISDEAIAKLNIPTGIPLRYDLDPQLRPLSLGGTYLDPTAAKEAAAAVANQGR from the coding sequence ATGACTGCGAGCGAAGGGCCCACCGTCGGGACGCTGGTCCTGCTGCGACACGGTGAGAGCGACTGGAATGCCAAGAACCTCTTCACCGGCTGGGTCGACGTCGACCTGACCGAGAAGGGCGAGGGTGAGGCACGGCGCGGCGGCGAGTTGCTGCGCGAGCACAGCCTGCTGCCGGACGTCGTGCACACCAGCGTGATGCGTCGCGCGATCCGCACCGCCGAGCTGGCACTCAACGCCGCCGACCGGCACTGGATCGCGGTGCGTCGGTCGTGGCGACTCAACGAGCGGCACTACGGCGCCCTGCAGGGCAAGAACAAGAAGCAGACCCTCGACGAGTACGGCGAGGAGCAGTTCATGCTCTGGCGCCGGTCGTACGACACGCCACCGCCGCCGATCGACGACAACGACGAGTGGTCGCAGGTGGGTGACCCTCGTTACGCGCTGCTGCCGACCGAGCTGATGCCACGGACGGAGTGCCTCAAGGACGTCGTCGACCGGATGCTGCCCTACTGGTACGACTCGATCGTGCCGGACATCCTGGCCGGCCGGACGGTGCTGGTGGCCGCGCACGGCAACTCGCTGCGCGCCCTGGTCAAGCACCTCGACCAGATCTCCGACGAGGCGATCGCCAAGCTCAACATCCCGACGGGCATCCCGCTGCGCTACGACCTCGACCCGCAGCTGCGTCCGCTCAGCCTGGGCGGCACGTACCTCGACCCGACGGCAGCGAAGGAAGCCGCTGCCGCGGTCGCCAACCAGGGCCGCTGA
- a CDS encoding UDP-N-acetylmuramate dehydrogenase — protein sequence MPDASAQPTTAADRAIPGPLAGYTTLGTGGTAARIVAAGSADEIIQAVRAADEPVLILAGGSNVVIGDAGFPGTVVLVRSRGFRVVAEDAESVTVRVDAGEPWDDLVAATVANGWAGLECLSGIPGSTGATPIQNVGAYGQEVAETITGVEVYDRVDGSRRIIPAADCGFAYRGSIFKYGDRWVVLAVDFRLTRSPLSGPVRYAELARALGVQVGDQVPLADARAAVLRLRAGKGMVLDATDPDTRSVGSFFTNPVLDGATYELLLERAADLGDPPAWPGADGMVKVSAAWLIDKAGFTKGHPGPGGTAISSKHTLALTNRSGTARTADLLALARDIRDEVHNRFGVTLHPEPVLIDCAL from the coding sequence GTGCCAGACGCCTCCGCCCAGCCGACAACCGCAGCCGATCGTGCCATCCCCGGTCCACTGGCGGGCTACACGACTCTAGGGACGGGTGGGACGGCCGCGCGGATCGTGGCCGCCGGCAGCGCCGACGAGATCATCCAGGCGGTCCGAGCCGCGGACGAGCCGGTGCTGATCCTGGCCGGCGGCAGCAACGTGGTGATCGGCGACGCCGGCTTCCCCGGCACCGTCGTCCTGGTGCGCTCCCGTGGCTTTCGCGTCGTCGCGGAGGACGCCGAATCGGTGACCGTACGGGTCGACGCCGGCGAGCCGTGGGACGACCTGGTCGCCGCCACCGTCGCCAACGGCTGGGCCGGTCTGGAATGCCTCTCCGGCATCCCCGGCTCGACCGGTGCCACCCCGATCCAGAACGTCGGCGCGTACGGCCAGGAGGTCGCCGAGACGATCACCGGGGTCGAGGTGTACGACCGGGTGGACGGCAGCCGCCGGATCATCCCCGCCGCCGACTGCGGGTTCGCCTACCGGGGGAGCATCTTCAAGTACGGGGACCGCTGGGTGGTGCTCGCCGTCGACTTCCGGCTCACCCGGTCCCCGCTCTCCGGGCCGGTGCGCTACGCCGAACTGGCTCGGGCCCTCGGTGTCCAGGTCGGCGACCAGGTGCCGCTGGCGGACGCCCGAGCGGCGGTGCTGCGGCTGCGGGCCGGCAAGGGCATGGTGCTCGACGCCACCGACCCGGACACCCGATCGGTCGGCTCCTTCTTCACCAACCCGGTGCTCGACGGGGCGACGTACGAGCTGCTCCTGGAGCGCGCCGCCGACCTGGGCGACCCGCCCGCCTGGCCCGGGGCGGACGGCATGGTCAAGGTCAGCGCCGCCTGGCTGATCGACAAGGCCGGCTTCACCAAGGGCCACCCCGGGCCGGGCGGCACCGCCATCTCCAGCAAGCACACCCTCGCCCTCACCAACCGCAGCGGCACCGCCCGAACCGCCGACCTGCTGGCCCTGGCCCGCGACATCCGCGACGAGGTCCACAACCGCTTCGGCGTGACCCTCCACCCCGAACCGGTCCTGATCGACTGCGCCCTCTAA
- the mshA gene encoding D-inositol-3-phosphate glycosyltransferase encodes MGNFRCPMGKMTSGVQVDREAPVVRDGINREEGADVAEMHTGVGRQRGARPWPRPRRIATLSVHTSPLHQPGTGDAGGMNVYILEVARRLAEADVEVEIFTRATSGDLPPVVEMAPGVQVRHITSGPLEGLTKEELPGQLCAFTAGVLRAEASRPPGHYDLIHSHYWLSGQVGWLAKERWGVPLVHTSHTLAKVKNAQLAAGDRPEPKARVIGEEQVVAEADRLVANTRVEATDLLARYDADPTRVSVVQPGVDLDRFRPAPGDRSAAAREARRRLGLPTDGYVVAFVGRIQPLKAPDVLIRAVAALRERDPALADQVTVVICGGPSGSGLDRPTALIELAATLGVADGVRFLPPLTGDDLPALYRAADLVAVPSHNESFGLVALEAQACGTPVLAAAVGGLVTAVRDQASGVLIDGHDPVDWARALGHLLPDRARRAMLARGAEQHARRFSWDRTVTGLLGVYGEAIAAHRARRAADLACDPALSCSW; translated from the coding sequence CTGGGGAATTTCCGATGCCCGATGGGGAAGATGACATCCGGCGTACAGGTTGACCGAGAAGCGCCGGTCGTGCGAGACGGCATCAACCGTGAAGAAGGAGCGGATGTGGCGGAAATGCACACCGGTGTCGGACGTCAGCGAGGTGCCCGACCGTGGCCCCGCCCCCGCCGCATCGCCACCCTGTCGGTGCACACCTCCCCCCTGCACCAGCCCGGAACGGGCGACGCCGGTGGAATGAACGTCTACATCCTGGAAGTCGCCCGGCGGCTCGCCGAGGCCGACGTCGAGGTGGAGATCTTCACCCGGGCCACCTCCGGCGACCTTCCCCCGGTGGTCGAGATGGCACCCGGCGTGCAGGTCCGGCACATCACCTCCGGCCCCCTGGAGGGCCTCACCAAGGAGGAGTTGCCCGGGCAGCTCTGCGCCTTCACCGCCGGGGTGCTGCGGGCCGAGGCATCGCGCCCGCCCGGGCACTACGACCTGATCCACTCCCACTACTGGCTGTCCGGCCAGGTCGGCTGGCTGGCCAAGGAGCGGTGGGGCGTGCCGCTGGTGCACACCTCGCACACCCTCGCGAAGGTCAAGAACGCTCAGCTCGCGGCGGGTGACCGGCCGGAGCCGAAGGCCCGGGTGATCGGCGAGGAGCAGGTCGTCGCCGAGGCGGACCGGCTGGTCGCCAACACCCGGGTCGAGGCCACCGACCTCCTCGCCCGGTACGACGCCGACCCGACCCGGGTGTCCGTCGTACAGCCGGGAGTCGACCTGGACCGGTTCCGGCCCGCGCCGGGCGACCGGTCCGCGGCTGCCCGCGAGGCTCGCCGCCGGCTGGGACTACCGACCGATGGGTACGTGGTCGCCTTCGTCGGTCGGATCCAGCCGCTCAAAGCCCCCGACGTGTTGATCCGCGCGGTCGCCGCCCTGCGCGAGCGCGACCCGGCACTCGCCGACCAGGTGACCGTGGTGATCTGCGGCGGTCCCAGCGGAAGTGGGCTGGACCGACCGACGGCGCTGATCGAGCTGGCCGCCACGCTCGGGGTCGCCGACGGCGTCCGATTCCTGCCCCCGCTCACCGGAGACGACCTGCCGGCGCTGTACCGGGCGGCCGACCTGGTCGCGGTGCCGTCGCACAACGAATCGTTCGGGCTGGTCGCGCTGGAGGCGCAGGCCTGCGGTACGCCGGTGCTGGCCGCCGCGGTCGGAGGACTGGTCACCGCCGTGCGGGATCAGGCCAGCGGAGTGCTGATCGACGGGCACGACCCGGTCGACTGGGCCCGTGCGCTGGGGCACCTGCTGCCGGACCGGGCACGCCGGGCGATGCTGGCCCGCGGTGCCGAGCAGCACGCTCGGCGCTTCTCCTGGGACCGCACGGTCACCGGCCTGCTCGGCGTGTACGGCGAGGCCATCGCCGCGCACCGCGCTCGGCGCGCGGCTGACCTGGCGTGCGATCCCGCGCTCTCCTGCTCCTGGTGA
- a CDS encoding class I SAM-dependent methyltransferase, whose protein sequence is MSGAPRRRPLGVVTRGTTNPNRLRRVDNWIVATCAERLRAADDPLVVDLGYGATPVTAVELRARLAAGVRRDVRLVGLEIDPARVAAATPAADPPGLTFARGGFELAGLRPVLVRAFNVLRQYDESEVPHAWRTMTGALAPGGALVEGTCDELGRLAGWLLIDADGPRTLTLAAKLTTLGSPAELAERLPKALIHRNVPGEPVHALIRALDDAWQAAAPYATFGPRQRWLRAVGSLRETGWPVLGGPTRWRQGEVTLPWASVAPT, encoded by the coding sequence ATGAGCGGGGCTCCCCGACGCCGACCACTGGGCGTGGTCACCCGGGGCACCACCAACCCGAACCGGCTCCGCCGGGTGGACAACTGGATCGTGGCGACCTGCGCCGAGCGACTGCGGGCGGCGGACGATCCGCTGGTGGTGGATCTCGGCTACGGCGCCACGCCGGTCACCGCCGTGGAGTTGCGGGCCCGACTGGCGGCCGGGGTCCGTCGGGACGTACGCCTGGTCGGGCTGGAGATCGACCCGGCGCGGGTGGCCGCCGCGACGCCGGCCGCCGACCCACCCGGCCTGACGTTCGCCCGGGGTGGGTTCGAGCTGGCCGGGCTCCGGCCGGTGCTGGTCCGCGCGTTCAACGTGCTGCGACAGTACGACGAGAGCGAGGTGCCGCACGCCTGGCGGACGATGACCGGGGCGCTCGCCCCGGGCGGCGCGCTGGTGGAGGGCACGTGCGACGAGTTGGGCCGCCTCGCCGGTTGGCTGCTGATCGACGCCGACGGTCCTCGGACGCTGACCCTCGCCGCGAAGCTCACCACGCTGGGCAGCCCGGCGGAGTTGGCCGAGCGGCTACCGAAGGCGCTGATCCACCGCAACGTCCCCGGTGAACCGGTGCACGCCCTGATCCGCGCCCTGGACGACGCCTGGCAGGCCGCCGCCCCCTACGCCACCTTCGGCCCCCGCCAGCGCTGGCTGAGAGCGGTGGGCAGCCTCCGGGAGACCGGCTGGCCGGTCCTCGGCGGCCCCACCCGCTGGCGCCAGGGCGAGGTCACCCTCCCCTGGGCGTCAGTGGCCCCCACCTGA
- a CDS encoding MFS transporter, with amino-acid sequence MHAVRRWWHDTAGGLPATFWYLWVGLLINRAGAFAMLFLSLYLTDVRDASVGLAGTVVGLYGAGGAAGVLLGGVLADRWGRRATLLAAHLTTAALMVALAFSRSLLLIAVLAALVGVVHSMPSPAFVAAIVDVVPAERRSRAFNLQFWAFNLGMAVASLLAGVLAEASFTALFLVDAAATLTAAVVIGWKVPETLRLATSTADQPPPPRSLRPRRPGLHTALTDRTFLVFVGLTFVLAVLTMQTSTIMPLAMRDDGLGPSAYGLVVALGGALIVIGQLFVPRLIDRHRKDVVLAASTTLLALGFGVLAVADELAVYLAAAVVWTVGSMIAAPPNAQINADLAPPQLRARYQSVFYLTFPAAAFVAPTLGGVSLQHLGDRHWLIVGGLGLLAALGHLLAGPPRERHVAALRKAGEPPTPAERVSAS; translated from the coding sequence TTGCACGCCGTGCGGCGCTGGTGGCACGACACCGCGGGCGGGCTTCCCGCCACCTTCTGGTATCTCTGGGTCGGCCTCCTGATCAACCGGGCGGGCGCCTTCGCCATGCTGTTCCTCTCGCTCTATCTCACCGACGTGCGCGATGCGAGCGTCGGGCTCGCCGGCACCGTCGTCGGCCTGTACGGGGCAGGTGGCGCTGCCGGTGTGCTGCTCGGCGGAGTGCTGGCCGACCGGTGGGGCCGACGGGCGACCCTGCTCGCCGCGCACCTGACGACCGCCGCGCTGATGGTGGCGCTCGCCTTCAGCCGGTCCCTTCTCCTCATCGCGGTGCTCGCCGCGCTGGTCGGCGTGGTCCACTCGATGCCCAGTCCGGCGTTCGTCGCGGCGATCGTCGACGTGGTGCCCGCCGAACGCCGCTCGCGGGCGTTCAACCTTCAGTTCTGGGCGTTCAACCTGGGCATGGCGGTCGCCTCGTTGCTCGCCGGGGTGCTGGCCGAGGCGAGCTTCACCGCGCTGTTCCTGGTCGACGCCGCCGCCACGCTCACCGCCGCCGTCGTGATCGGCTGGAAGGTACCGGAGACCCTGCGCCTGGCCACGTCGACGGCAGACCAGCCGCCGCCACCGAGGTCCCTGCGACCTCGCCGGCCGGGGCTGCACACCGCCCTGACCGACCGCACCTTCCTGGTCTTCGTCGGGCTCACCTTCGTCCTGGCCGTGCTCACCATGCAGACCTCGACGATCATGCCGCTGGCCATGCGCGACGACGGCCTGGGCCCGTCGGCGTACGGGCTGGTGGTGGCGCTCGGCGGAGCGCTGATCGTGATCGGGCAACTGTTCGTGCCCCGGCTGATCGACAGGCACCGCAAGGACGTCGTACTGGCCGCCTCCACCACGCTGCTCGCTCTCGGCTTCGGGGTGCTCGCCGTCGCCGACGAACTGGCCGTCTACCTGGCCGCCGCGGTGGTCTGGACGGTCGGCTCGATGATCGCCGCTCCGCCCAACGCGCAGATCAACGCCGACCTGGCACCACCCCAACTACGGGCGCGGTACCAGTCGGTCTTCTACCTGACGTTCCCGGCGGCCGCATTCGTCGCCCCCACCCTCGGCGGGGTGAGCCTCCAACACCTCGGCGACCGGCACTGGCTGATCGTGGGCGGGTTGGGCCTGCTGGCCGCACTCGGCCACCTGTTGGCCGGGCCACCCCGGGAACGGCACGTCGCCGCACTACGGAAAGCGGGGGAACCGCCGACACCCGCCGAACGGGTATCGGCGTCGTAA